The following coding sequences lie in one Cyanobacterium sp. Dongsha4 genomic window:
- a CDS encoding ribbon-helix-helix domain-containing protein, whose product MSKRVYITLSDKVYENLVQEAKSQGRTTANLASYLVGKGIESLQKSA is encoded by the coding sequence ATGAGTAAGAGAGTTTATATTACCCTGTCAGACAAAGTTTATGAGAATCTTGTGCAAGAAGCAAAATCTCAGGGAAGAACCACAGCTAATCTTGCCTCTTATCTGGTAGGGAAAGGAATTGAGTCATTACAGAAATCAGCTTAA